The window TCCGTAGTTGGAAGGAGAAGTGGTTTTCTTTATACTTTGATGAGCCAAACAAAGGGTTTAAATTACTCGATTCTAAAACGATTAGGATTTCATTTGGGAAAGATATATCAGGCAAACAACTCACAGTAAACGGAACGTTACGTGAACCTTTTTTTATTAAAGAAAAAGAAGAAATCAAAACCTTTCGGTTATGCAAACAACAAGGAAATCGTTTTTATGGGATATTTACCATTGAAAGATATAAAACAATGGAAAAAGAACAAAAACAAATAGAAAAAACATTTAAAGAACTAAAGAAAAAGTTATTACATACACATTCGATTTATCACTCGAAGAAAAAGAAAAAACAATCAAAAACAAAAGAAAGGTTCCCGAAGGGAACCAAATGGGTTAGTTTAGATCCGAATCATAAAAATTTCTTTGTAGCAGTAGATTACAAAGGAGTTTCCTATGAAATGAGTAAAATTTATCAAACAGAATTCTGGGATCAAAAGATTGATGAAATCAAAAGTAAAAGAGATTTTTGCGAGAGAAAATCAATCAAAATAGAAACAGAACACGGCAACGCTTACTGGCAGCCAAGCAAAAGATGGGCTCGATACAATAATACTTTGAATAAAGCGTACCATACACGACGAGAACAAATTAAAGTCGCGTTATATAGTATCGCACATTGGTTATATAATCACTACGATTTAGTGATTATTGGTGATTATACGCCTACGAATGGCACAGCTCGTTCTAAAAATATGAAAAGAAGTATGTTGAATCAAACACATATTGGTGAATTCCGTAAAATATTACAGTGGGTTGCTTCTAAACGTGGGAAACAATATAAAATGGTAAACGAAAGAAATACAACCAAAGAATGTTGTGTTTGTGGTCATAAAGAAAAGAAAGAACCGGAGGTTCGTTTGTTTATTTGTCTTTCTTGTGGACATACCATTGTTCGTGACTTAAATAGTGCCATTAATATGGCTAAAAAGATACAAATATTGTCTGGCTCGGACTGGGTGAAAAAGTGGAAGCTCGCTTGTATCACCTATGCGGTAAGGTATGATTTGTTCGCAAATCATGAGAAACCGATTGCATCCGTTAGAAATAGCGGTGCAAATAAATTGAATCCTATGGCTTGACCAAGGGAGCAAGGTTTACTGGAAAACTTGCATCTAAGTAGTATTTAAGTAAGTTTAGGTAAATTTTGTAGAGCGGAAAATCCTACTGTGCTCTTTTGTTAATAAAACCAAAATGGATTTCTTCTGTTTTCGCGGCGTCCATCGTCATGGTCATCATGATGTTTACGATCATGATTGTCATCATCTTCATTTTTTACGATTACTACATCATCTGCGCGGATAATCACTTTATCTACATCTAAAATTAAATTACCATCATCGTCAAACACTCCAGCAACCCGGCCTTTGTCAAAGTGAATATAATGGTGTCTTCTTTCTTCCAATCAGTCCCCTCCTTTCATCCTT of the Bacillus tuaregi genome contains:
- a CDS encoding RNA-guided endonuclease InsQ/TnpB family protein translates to MEIIFPKETTYALDGQSKICNWLYNQLIQAAQNDYENGSPLKLLEGRNLRNYATTLKKIHPFLRTVHSSPLKNTALRLKDAYDRFFKKQNGYPKFRSWKEKWFSLYFDEPNKGFKLLDSKTIRISFGKDISGKQLTVNGTLREPFFIKEKEEIKTFRLCKQQGNRFYGIFTIERYKTMEKEQKQIEKTFKELKKKLLHTHSIYHSKKKKKQSKTKERFPKGTKWVSLDPNHKNFFVAVDYKGVSYEMSKIYQTEFWDQKIDEIKSKRDFCERKSIKIETEHGNAYWQPSKRWARYNNTLNKAYHTRREQIKVALYSIAHWLYNHYDLVIIGDYTPTNGTARSKNMKRSMLNQTHIGEFRKILQWVASKRGKQYKMVNERNTTKECCVCGHKEKKEPEVRLFICLSCGHTIVRDLNSAINMAKKIQILSGSDWVKKWKLACITYAVRYDLFANHEKPIASVRNSGANKLNPMA